A genomic region of Cannabis sativa cultivar Pink pepper isolate KNU-18-1 chromosome 1, ASM2916894v1, whole genome shotgun sequence contains the following coding sequences:
- the LOC115706148 gene encoding copper transport protein ATX1, translated as MAQTVVLKVGMSCQGCVGAVKRVLGKLEGVESYDIDIDQQKVTVKGNVPAETVFQTVSKTGKKTAYWEEAEPAKPAEAEAKPAEGEAKPAETESKPAETVAAA; from the exons ATGGCTCAG ACCGTTGTCCTCAAGGTCGGCATGTCGTGCCAAGGTTGTGTTGGTGCTGTGAAAAGAGTTCTGGGGAAATTGGAAG GTGTGGAATCGTATGACATTGATATAGATCAACAGAAGGTGACAGTGAAAGGCAATGTGCCAGCAGAGACAGTTTTTCAGACTGTTTCGAAAACTGGAAAGAAGACTGCCTACTGGGAGGAGGCAGAACCCGCAAAGCCAGCTGAGGCTGAAGCAAAGCCTGCAGAAGGGGAAGCTAAACCAGCAGAAACCGAATCAAAGCCTGCAGAAACTGTTGCTGCTGCTTGA